ACAGGAATATTAATGATGGATCGACCGATCAATATATTTGATCTGGTTCTTATTCCGGCGCCGCTGAACGATCTACAGTGGATTGATCGGTTCTTCGTCATCCATGTTTGGGCGTGCGTGATGTTACTGGTTCAAGTAGCGCTACACATCGCAGCCGTTATCAAACACGAAATGTGTGGGCGCCGAATCCTGAAAAAAATGGTGTTCTGACTCAAGCGGGAGCGCTGCCACCGAGGGGCGGCAACTTCGCCAGTTTCAACGCCACCAACAGCGCGATCATCAACAGGGCGCCAATAAACAGGCCGATGCCATTCCACCCGCCGAGATGCCAGAACACCCCGCCAGCCGTGCCGGCAATACTCGACCCGGCGTAATAACTGAATAGGTACAACGACGACGCCTGGCCCTTGGCCTTGGTCGCACGCCGGCCGATCCAGCTGCTCGCCACCGAGTGCGCGCCGAAGAAGCCGAAGGTGAAGATCAGCATGCCGACGATCACCAGCAACAGCGGCGTGAACATAGTCAGTGCAAGGCCGGCGAACATCAGTGCGATGGTTGCCCACAGCACTTTGCGCCGCCCCAGTTTGTCCGCCAGCGAACCGATTTTCGCCGAACTGTAGATGCCCGACAGGTACACCACCGACAGCAAACCGACGAACACCTGATCGAGGTTGTACGGCGCGGCCAGCAGGCGATAACCGATGTAGTTGAACAGGGTGACGAAGGCGCCCATCAGCACGAACGCTTCAAGAAACAGCAGCGGCAGGCCGGCGTCGCGAAAGTGCATGGTGAAGCCATCAAGCAGGCTGCGTGGATGCAGTGAGCGTGAGCGGAAGTTGCGCGATTCGGGAAGGATCTTCCAGAACACCGCCGCTGCGACCAGCGCCAGACCGCCAATCACCAGCATCGCCGTGTGCCAGCTGACGAAGTCGATCAACACTCCGGTGATCAAGCGTCCGCTCATCCCGCCAATCGCGTTACCGCCGATGTACAGGCCCATCGCCAGACCGATGTGCTGCGGGTGGATTTCCTCACTCAGGTAAGTCATCGCCACGGCCGCCAGGCCGCTCAGTGACAGGCCGATCAGCGCACGCATGATCAGCACGCCGTGCCAGCTCGGCATCATCGAGCTGGCGATGGTGCACAACGCGGCGGCGAACAGTGCCGCGACCATCACCGGTTTGCGTCCGACCCGGTCGGAGATCGGCCCGGTGATCAGCAGACCGAAGGCCAGCATGCCGGTCGCCACCGACAGAATCAGGCTGCTCTGCGCGGCGTTGATCGAATATTCGTGGGACAGCAGCGGCATCATCGGCTGCACGCAGTACAGCAGGGCGAAGGTCGCGAAGCCGCCGCTGAACAGCGCCAGCACCGTGCGCATGAACATCGGTGTACCTTTTTCGATGTAGATCTCCTGCAGCTCGGCGATGACATCGTCCGTCGCGGCAGGCGGAACTTCATGGGCAAGAGGGGCGGCGGCGGTTTTCACATCAGACCTCGGAGGGCACGGCCAAGCAGGCAATGAAAAAATCATATAGCTGGCTAATGTTTCTATCCAATATATTGTTCGACCTGTTTGATAGCTTTAACGACCTAATGGGGTTTCCATGGAATTGCGTCATCTGCGCTACTTCATCGCCGTCGCCGAAGAACTGCATTTCGGCCGCGCCGCACAGGTGCTGGGGATCTCTCAGCCACCGCTGAGTCAGCAGATTCAGGCGTTGGAGCAAGAGGTCGGCGCGCGGTTGTTCGAGCGCACCAATCGTCGGGTCGAGCTGAGCGAGGCCGGCCGATTGTTTCTGCAGGAGGCGCGGCTGGTGCTGGCGCAGGTCGACAAAGCGGCGGACGTCGCCCGGCGTGCGCAACTCGGCGAACTCGGCGAATTGAAGATTGGCTTCACCTCGTCGGCGCCGTTCAACTCGACCATTCCCCAGGCGATTTTTTCTTTTCGTCAGCGTTTCCCGGCAGTGCACCTGAACCTGCGGGAGATGAGCAGCACAATGGTCGCGGATGCGCTGGTGGATCAGTCGATCGAAGTCGGGATCATGCGCCCGCTGGGCCTGCCGGATTCGCTGAGTGTGGTGGAACTGATGCGTGAGCCGCTGGTGGCGGTGCTCGGCTCCAAACATCCGTTGGCGCAAGGCAGCGAGGAAGGCCTGTTCCTCTCGGCGCTGGCGCTGGAGCCGTTCGTGTTCTTTCCACGCAGCTACGGCAGCGGGCTGTATGCGCAACTGCTCAGTCTGGCGCGCGATGCCGGATTCAGTCCGCACTTCGCCCAAGAGGCCGGTGAGGCGATGACCATCATCGGACTGGTCGCAGCGGGGCTGGGGGTTTCGGTGTTGCCGGCGTCGTATCAGCGGATGCGCATTGACGGTGTGGTCTATCGACCACTGCTCGATCCGGAGGCGGTGTCGGCGGTGTGGCTGGTGCAGCGCAAGGATCAGAAATCGCCGATGGCCAAGGCGTTCGTCGAGCTGCTGACGCGCAAGGTTGAGCCTTCAAAAGCTTGATTGCTGCGCAATCAAATCGCGAGCAGGCTCGCTCCCACAGGGGAACGCATTCCAAAGTGGGAGCGAGCCTGCTCGCGAAGGCGTCAACTCAAACACCAACGCCCCTCAGGGCAACCGCACCAGATCCCCCTTCAACGCCACCCGCGTCACAAACACCCCGGCCCGGCACTCATAAGTATTCAAATCCTTGCGCACATGCTGGTCGTAATAACTGACGATATTGACCACCGCATTCGCCCCGACCCGCTTGGCGTCGGCCTGTAACTTGATCAGGTTCGACTGCAGCACCCACTCGCAGGAATCGTGATCGCTCTTGTTGAAACCGTTGGTGCGCAAATCACTGATCACATCCCGGCGTAACAACTGCTGCGTGCCCTGCGGCCCGTTGCCGATCAGATAGAACTTCACACTGCCATCCAGCCGCCCGGCGCGAATCGCGTCCGAGAGCACGGTCTCGAACGGCATGTACATCAGATTGGTGGCGTGGCTGGCGCTGGGCAATAGCCCGAGGAGCGCGGCGGCGATCAGGGCTTTCACTTGCATGGTCATCTCCTTGACGGTGAAAGAGAACCGCGAGTGCTCGAACAATGGGCTCGCCGTTCTGGCTGGCGATGGTTGAGACCCGCAGGACGAGTGTAGTTGTCGTTCAGGTGATGAGAGGAGTCAGCCCTTTACATTTCTGGTAACGGAACTGCTTTAGGGAAAGTTGCGGTAAATGCGCAAAATCAGTTCTTTTTAGTGAGTGCCATGGATGCCACTTCTCTATCAGCCCAAGGAGGGCAGTGTTCTGATCTGTGATTTCAGAGGTTTTGAAGTACCGGAGATGGTCAAAATCAGGCCCGTGGTGGTGATACGCAAGCACCGATCCAACAGTTTGTTGGTGACTGTGGTGCCATTGAGTACAACTGCGCCGGATTGTGTGCTGGAGCATCATCTGGAGCTCGCCAGCCATCTTCAAGGTGCCAGTTCAACCTGCTGGGCAAAATGCGACATGGTAGCGACGGTCAGTCTTGCGCGACTGGACAGGATCAGAAGTAAAGACCGTCACGGAAAGCGTGTTTACTTGATTTCACATCTTGCAACAGACGAGTTTTACGCCATCAAGACTGCGGTTAGAAAGGCCTTGGGCGTGTAGTAGCCGTTGAGAGGGTGCATCGAAGCCAATTGCCATCCATTGCTGGTAATGACATTTCAGGCAATACTGCCGGCGTTCCCGAAAGGGGCTTGTGAGACTCTGAGGATCCTGGGCAACCAGCCATCACAGAGCCAGACAGGTGGAAGGGCGATGACAAGCCAACCTGTTTGTGAAAGGGCGCCGCAAGGCGCCCTTTGTCGTTTCTACAGTTCAATCAATCAACGTGCGCCAAATCCCCACGCAACGCCACGCTCGACACCACCAGGCCGGCGCGGCACTGGAATTTCTCGGTGTCTTTGTACAGGTCGCGCTGGTCGACGCTGGCGATGTTGATCACGGCGTTGGCGTCGGCTTTTTTCGCGGCGTTCTGCAGGGTGGCAAGGGCCGACTGCAGGGCCCAGAAGCAGGCGTCGGTGTCGGATTTGTTCGAACCATTGGTTTTGCGGCTGCTGCTGACGGTGTCGAGTTTGCGCACCTGTTTTGGCAGGGTTTCGCCGGCCAGGTAGAACTTCACGCTGCCGTCGAGCAGGCCGGCGTCGGTGGCGCGTTTGACGCCCTCGCGAAAGCTCAGGTAGGTCGGTTCGTCGGCGCCTTGCTTGACGATGCCCAAGTCGTTGACGAACTCGATGTCCGGGTTGATCGACAGTTCCTTGAGCACGTTGTCGCGCAGGCGGTTGACCCAGCGGTTGTAGTTGCCGTGGATCTTGCCGTCCTTGGCGTCGAGGCCGTAGCTGCTGCGGTAGTCGATTTCAAACGAGGTCGGGCTGAACGGGATGTCGACTTCGGCGTGGTGACGGCCGCGTACGGTAATCGCCGCTTTGATCATGCCCGGACGCACCGACTGCACGACCCACTGGCGATCATTGAGCGCGGTGACGATGGCGCGGCTCATCTGTTGCTGGGTGAAGCCGAGGTTGGGCGAGAACTCTTCCTTGGCGTTGTAAACCGGTTTGCTGGTGCAACCGCCGAGCACAAAGGCCAGGGCCAGCAGGGCGGCGATGCGGTGAAACTGAGTCATTCCCTTCACTCCAAACGTGTTGCGGTCAGTGCCAGCGGCGGAAAATCAACGAGGTGTTGACGCCACCAAAAGCGAAATTGTTGTTCATCACGTACTCGTGATGCATCTGGCGGAATTCGCCGCGCAGGTAATCGAGCTTGCCGCAGTGCGGGTCGACCTCGTCGAGGTTGAGCGTGTGCACATACAGGTCGCGATTCATCATCTCGATGCTGAACCATGACTCCAGCGCCCCGCAGGCCCCCAGCGTGTGGCCGAGGAAACTCTTCTGCGAGCTGATCGGCATGTGTTCGCCGAACAGACTGCTGGTCGCCAGTGTTTCGGCAATGTCGCCCTGTTCTGTAGCGGTGCCGTGACCATTGACGTAACCGATGGCATCCGGCGACAGCCCGGCGTCTTCCAGCGCCAGTTCCATGGCGCGGCGCATGGTGATCTGCTCGGGGCGAGTGGTGTGCTGACCATCGGCGTTGCTGCCGAAACCGACGATCTCGGCGTGGATCCGCGCCCCGCGCGCCAGCGCATGCTCCAGCTCTTCAAGCACCAGCATGCCGCCACCTTCGCCGATCACCAGACCGTCGCGGCCCTTGTCGTACGGACGTGGGCTGGTCTGTGGCGCGTCGTTTTTCAGGCTGGTGGCGTACAGCGCGTCGAAAACCATGGCTTCGGTCGGGCACAGCTCTTCGGCACCGCCGGCGAGCATCAGCGGCAGACGCCCGAACTTGATCGCTTCATACGCGTAGCCGATGCCCTGACTACCACTGGTGCAGGCGCTGGACGTCGGGATCAGGCGTCCGGTGAGGCCGAAAAAAATGCTGATGTTGGCCGCGGTAGTGTGCGGCATCATCCGCACGTAGGAGTTGGCGTTGAGGCCCTCGGCCACCGAGTTGAGCAGCATGTTGCCGAAGGCCTTGATCTCGTCGGTGCTGCCGGTGGATGAGCCGCAGGCCACACCCATGCGTCCGTCCTTGATCGATTCGTCACCGAGCAGGCCGGCGTCGGCCAGTGCCTGTTCCGCCGCGCCCACCGCCAGCCGTGACACCCGGCCCATGCTGCGCAGTTGTTTGCGGGTCCAGTGCGCCGGCACGACAAAATCATCGATCGGCCCGGCCAGGCGGGTGTTGAGTTCGCTGAAGCGGTCCCACTCGTCCATCCGGCGGATGCCGCTGCGGTTGGCCGCGAAGTTGCCGGCGATGGTCTGCCAGTCGCTGCCCAGCGAGGTGATGCCGGCCATGCCGGTGACGACAACGCGCTTCATCAGCACAGGCCTCCGTTGACCGCCAAGACCTGGCGGGTGATGTACGAGGCTTCCGCCGACATCAGGAAATTTACCGCAGCAGCGACCTCTTCCGGGGTGCCCATGCGTTGTGCGGGGATCATTTTCATCAGCTCTTCCACCGGCACGTTTTCGTCGAGCATCGCCGTGTCGATCAGGCCCGGCGCGACGCAGTTAACCGTGATTTTGCGCTTGCCCAGTTCAATCGCCAACGCTTTCGCCGCACCGATCACCCCGGCCTTGGAGGCGCTGTAGTTGACCTGGCCACGGTTGCCGATCAAACCCGACACCGAAGTGATGCAGACGATCCGACCGGCGGCGCGACGACGGATCATCGGCATCATCACCGGGTGCAGGACGTTGTAGAAACCGTCGAGGTTGGTGCGCAACACCACGTCCCAATCGTCATCGCTCAACGCCGGAAAAGCGCCATCGCGGGTCAGGCCGGCGTTGAGCACCACGCCGTAATAGGCACCGTGGGTTTCGACGTCGGCTTCGAGGATGGTTTTGCAGGTTTCGCGGTCGGCGACGTCGAATTGCAGGATGCGCGCGTTGCGGCCCAGCGCTTCGACTTCGGCCTTCACCGCTTGGGCTTCAGCCACGCCGCTGCGGCAATGCAGGACGATGTCGTGCCCGGCCTGCGCCAGACGCAAGGCAATGGCGCGGCCGATGCCACGGCTGGAGCCGGTGACCAGTACGGATTCAGTCATCGTTCGACTCTCTGTTTTGTTCAAGGTATTGGCTGGGCTGCGGCGGGCGGAACACGTTCAAGCGTGCGCTGGCCTCGATGCCGGGGGCGTTGATGTGGCATTCGAAAACACCCATGCCGTTGTCGTCTTCCAGCGAACGGATGCCGTGGATGGTCAGTTCGCTGCCGGCCGGAAACGCCTCGACGTTGCACTCGAATTTGCGCGTGCCGAGGAGGAAGCCCAGCTCCACCGGGTTGCCCTTCTGCCGTGCATGGCAACCGGCGAACGCGGCGACGCTCTGCGCCATCAACTCGATGCCGACCCACGCCGGCAGGCTGCCGTCGGGCAGGTTGAACAAGCCATCGGGCTTGACCGTGAGGCGGGTGTGGATCTGCTCCTCGTCGAAGCTGAGGATGCGGTCGAGCAGAATCATGTCGCCAGCGTGGGGCAGCAGTTCGGCGAGCGGCCAGTCGTTCATGGGGCGTCTCCGATAATCAGGCTGACGTTGTTGCCGCCGAAGGCAAACGAGTTGCTCATCAGGTAGCGGGGTGCAATGGACGACAGGCGTTCGCTCGCGGTCACCCACTTCAGCGCCGGCAAGTCGGGGTCGGGCTGGGCGTCCCAGACGTGTGGCGGCAGGGCGTGCTGCGGGTTGTCGGCGCTCAGGCTCAGCCAGCAGAACGCCGCTTCGAGGGCGCCGGCAGCGCCGAGGGTGTGGCCGGTCATCGGCTTGGTCGACGAGCAGGCCACGCCGTCGGGGAACAGCGTGGCGACCGCCAGACTTTCCATCGCATCGTTGTGCTGGGTCGCGGTGCCGTGCAGGTTCAGGTAGCTGATTTGCGCCGCTTGCAGCTGTGCGCGGCTCAAGGCTTTCTGCATCGCTTGCAGGGCGCCGCGGCCGCTCGGTTCCGGCGCGGAAATATGGTGCGCGTCGGAGCTGGCGCCGCTGCCGAGCAGGGCAATGGCCGGGCCGTCGCAGCGCTGCTTGCTCATCAGGAACAGCACCGCCGCTTCGCCGATGTTGATGCCGTCGCGGTTGGCCGAGAACGGATTGCAGCGCTCGTCGGACACCGCTTCCAGTGAGGTGAAACCGTTGAGCGTGAGTTTACACAGGCTGTCGACCCCGCCGCACAGCACCGCGTCGCACAGGCCCAGATCGAGCAGGCGCTGCGCGCTCATCAACGCCCGCGCACTGGACGTGCAGGCGGTGGAAATCACGTAGGTCGGGCCGCTGAGTTGCAGCCAGTCGGCGAGAAAATTCGCCGGGGCGCCGAGTTCCTGTTGCCGATAGTCGTACTCGGCCGGGAACTGCCGCTCACGAAGGTAGTGCGCCAACCCGCGACTGGCTTCGTCGATCCCCGAGGTGCTGGTGCCGAGCACCACGCCGATGCGCGCGCGACCATAGGTCTGGATCGCCCGGTCGATGTCCTCGCGAATCTGCAGCGCGGCTTCCAGCAGCAGTTGATTGTTGCGGCTGCTCTGATCGGCCAGTTCGGCCGGAATCGCCGCCAGCTCAGCGTGCACCGCCGCCACCGGCAACTCACGCCCGGCCACCCAGCCGGACTCGCGGCGCATGCCCGAGCAGTCACCGGCAAACAGGTTGTGCGCGACCTGGTGCTTGTCGCGGCCCAACGCGCAGATCACGCCGAGGGCATTGAGGTAGGCAGTCATGGCGTCGGTTCACCGAGAGGAGAAACCCGATAGTGCGGGCCTTGGGGCAGATT
The Pseudomonas fluorescens genome window above contains:
- a CDS encoding MFS transporter is translated as MKTAAAPLAHEVPPAATDDVIAELQEIYIEKGTPMFMRTVLALFSGGFATFALLYCVQPMMPLLSHEYSINAAQSSLILSVATGMLAFGLLITGPISDRVGRKPVMVAALFAAALCTIASSMMPSWHGVLIMRALIGLSLSGLAAVAMTYLSEEIHPQHIGLAMGLYIGGNAIGGMSGRLITGVLIDFVSWHTAMLVIGGLALVAAAVFWKILPESRNFRSRSLHPRSLLDGFTMHFRDAGLPLLFLEAFVLMGAFVTLFNYIGYRLLAAPYNLDQVFVGLLSVVYLSGIYSSAKIGSLADKLGRRKVLWATIALMFAGLALTMFTPLLLVIVGMLIFTFGFFGAHSVASSWIGRRATKAKGQASSLYLFSYYAGSSIAGTAGGVFWHLGGWNGIGLFIGALLMIALLVALKLAKLPPLGGSAPA
- a CDS encoding LysR family transcriptional regulator encodes the protein MELRHLRYFIAVAEELHFGRAAQVLGISQPPLSQQIQALEQEVGARLFERTNRRVELSEAGRLFLQEARLVLAQVDKAADVARRAQLGELGELKIGFTSSAPFNSTIPQAIFSFRQRFPAVHLNLREMSSTMVADALVDQSIEVGIMRPLGLPDSLSVVELMREPLVAVLGSKHPLAQGSEEGLFLSALALEPFVFFPRSYGSGLYAQLLSLARDAGFSPHFAQEAGEAMTIIGLVAAGLGVSVLPASYQRMRIDGVVYRPLLDPEAVSAVWLVQRKDQKSPMAKAFVELLTRKVEPSKA
- a CDS encoding excinuclease yields the protein MQVKALIAAALLGLLPSASHATNLMYMPFETVLSDAIRAGRLDGSVKFYLIGNGPQGTQQLLRRDVISDLRTNGFNKSDHDSCEWVLQSNLIKLQADAKRVGANAVVNIVSYYDQHVRKDLNTYECRAGVFVTRVALKGDLVRLP
- a CDS encoding type II toxin-antitoxin system PemK/MazF family toxin — translated: MPLLYQPKEGSVLICDFRGFEVPEMVKIRPVVVIRKHRSNSLLVTVVPLSTTAPDCVLEHHLELASHLQGASSTCWAKCDMVATVSLARLDRIRSKDRHGKRVYLISHLATDEFYAIKTAVRKALGV
- a CDS encoding beta-ketoacyl-ACP synthase; this encodes MKRVVVTGMAGITSLGSDWQTIAGNFAANRSGIRRMDEWDRFSELNTRLAGPIDDFVVPAHWTRKQLRSMGRVSRLAVGAAEQALADAGLLGDESIKDGRMGVACGSSTGSTDEIKAFGNMLLNSVAEGLNANSYVRMMPHTTAANISIFFGLTGRLIPTSSACTSGSQGIGYAYEAIKFGRLPLMLAGGAEELCPTEAMVFDALYATSLKNDAPQTSPRPYDKGRDGLVIGEGGGMLVLEELEHALARGARIHAEIVGFGSNADGQHTTRPEQITMRRAMELALEDAGLSPDAIGYVNGHGTATEQGDIAETLATSSLFGEHMPISSQKSFLGHTLGACGALESWFSIEMMNRDLYVHTLNLDEVDPHCGKLDYLRGEFRQMHHEYVMNNNFAFGGVNTSLIFRRWH
- the fabG gene encoding 3-oxoacyl-ACP reductase FabG, with protein sequence MTESVLVTGSSRGIGRAIALRLAQAGHDIVLHCRSGVAEAQAVKAEVEALGRNARILQFDVADRETCKTILEADVETHGAYYGVVLNAGLTRDGAFPALSDDDWDVVLRTNLDGFYNVLHPVMMPMIRRRAAGRIVCITSVSGLIGNRGQVNYSASKAGVIGAAKALAIELGKRKITVNCVAPGLIDTAMLDENVPVEELMKMIPAQRMGTPEEVAAAVNFLMSAEASYITRQVLAVNGGLC
- a CDS encoding hotdog family protein; this translates as MNDWPLAELLPHAGDMILLDRILSFDEEQIHTRLTVKPDGLFNLPDGSLPAWVGIELMAQSVAAFAGCHARQKGNPVELGFLLGTRKFECNVEAFPAGSELTIHGIRSLEDDNGMGVFECHINAPGIEASARLNVFRPPQPSQYLEQNRESNDD
- a CDS encoding beta-ketoacyl-[acyl-carrier-protein] synthase family protein gives rise to the protein MTAYLNALGVICALGRDKHQVAHNLFAGDCSGMRRESGWVAGRELPVAAVHAELAAIPAELADQSSRNNQLLLEAALQIREDIDRAIQTYGRARIGVVLGTSTSGIDEASRGLAHYLRERQFPAEYDYRQQELGAPANFLADWLQLSGPTYVISTACTSSARALMSAQRLLDLGLCDAVLCGGVDSLCKLTLNGFTSLEAVSDERCNPFSANRDGINIGEAAVLFLMSKQRCDGPAIALLGSGASSDAHHISAPEPSGRGALQAMQKALSRAQLQAAQISYLNLHGTATQHNDAMESLAVATLFPDGVACSSTKPMTGHTLGAAGALEAAFCWLSLSADNPQHALPPHVWDAQPDPDLPALKWVTASERLSSIAPRYLMSNSFAFGGNNVSLIIGDAP